One region of Mucilaginibacter gotjawali genomic DNA includes:
- a CDS encoding Crp/Fnr family transcriptional regulator, translated as MHQLILNNFALHIALAPAEQEQALAFFQLKEVKKRKWLLNAGETERYVYFVKRGCLRMFYTDKSGEDHIIGFYPENWWVCDIVSFFNAKPSANAIQALEDGEVYYVSLPRLEELLQTIPKFERFFRILTQNGFELFQRRITSQLYKTAEERYLEFRMRHPGLEQRIAQKHIAGYLGITPAFLSMMRKEKGV; from the coding sequence ATGCACCAGCTGATCCTGAACAATTTTGCCCTGCATATAGCGCTTGCTCCTGCCGAACAGGAGCAGGCGCTTGCCTTCTTCCAGCTTAAGGAAGTAAAGAAGCGCAAGTGGCTGCTAAACGCGGGAGAAACCGAACGCTACGTTTATTTCGTCAAGCGCGGCTGCCTGCGCATGTTTTATACCGATAAGAGCGGGGAAGACCACATCATCGGTTTTTACCCCGAAAACTGGTGGGTTTGCGATATTGTGAGCTTTTTTAATGCAAAACCCTCCGCAAATGCCATCCAGGCGCTGGAAGACGGCGAGGTATATTACGTCTCGCTTCCCCGTCTAGAAGAATTGTTACAAACCATCCCTAAGTTCGAGCGCTTTTTCCGCATCCTTACCCAAAATGGCTTCGAACTTTTCCAGCGGCGCATCACCTCACAACTGTACAAAACCGCCGAAGAACGCTACCTCGAATTCCGTATGCGCCACCCCGGGCTGGAGCAGCGCATCGCCCAAAAACATATCGCCGGTTATTTAGGCATTACGCCGGCATTCTTAAGCATGATGCGAAAGGAAAAAGGTGTTTG
- a CDS encoding HRDC domain-containing protein, with translation METGINVQDLVIKFLEECNVPLFLTGKAGTGKTTLLHRVKTAITKNLAVVAPTAVAAINAGGTTIHSFFQMPIGPLPPNSGEPLALRMSREKMLVLIKLELLIIDEISMVRADTLDHIDTLLRQVKGSAQPFGGVQVLMIGDLFQLPPVWERDWPILGRYYKGPYFFNSLVLQKHAFFTLELNEVYRQTDQAFISILNEIRHGQVSAELLEPLNTQYRTEKEIGTLQDYVILSTHVQSVDRINTQRLEGLDSAGFVYKADVTGDFSADAYPAEAELSLKVGAQVMFVKNDLSGKKQYFNGRTARVTALQETSIQVTFLDDHSTFEVLKETWQNVKFALSASEKKIDETSAGSFTQYPLRLAWAITIHKSQGLTFDKAVIDVASAFAAGQTYVALSRCRTLDGIILQSPIRPENVKTDPTIVAFMTAATQGPPDLATLAEAKKISEFNVISDAFNFKVLADAWAGFKEELEKHAESPGSISAFDTAGITNIFASELKIVGERFIQKELWEDLPRTVLQERINAAAAFFQPKLTGLQTRLEQILLQLPGSELESEFYNRYNYLQSGIRQKLAMLHGAVYFPTGAEILLYAQNALAAYKPVFKNWRPKTTAKDAEVDNPALYKALLDWRAETAQQKGTPEYSLISEKTLREIAKKLPKTFSQLSAIKNFGEQRAQEYGDAVLRMVREFLGEGDTLF, from the coding sequence GTGGAAACAGGCATCAATGTCCAGGATCTGGTCATTAAATTTTTAGAAGAATGTAACGTGCCGTTATTCCTGACGGGCAAGGCCGGTACAGGAAAAACGACGCTGCTTCACCGGGTCAAAACGGCGATCACTAAAAACCTGGCCGTTGTCGCGCCAACGGCGGTGGCGGCGATTAACGCCGGCGGTACGACCATTCATTCTTTTTTCCAGATGCCTATCGGCCCGCTGCCGCCGAACAGCGGCGAGCCGCTTGCGCTGCGGATGAGCAGGGAGAAAATGCTGGTACTCATCAAGCTCGAACTACTGATCATTGATGAGATCAGTATGGTCCGGGCAGATACGCTCGACCATATCGATACACTGCTTCGCCAGGTAAAAGGCTCGGCGCAGCCCTTCGGCGGGGTCCAGGTGTTGATGATCGGCGATCTTTTCCAGTTGCCGCCGGTATGGGAGCGCGACTGGCCGATCCTAGGCCGTTATTACAAAGGCCCTTACTTTTTTAACAGCCTGGTACTTCAAAAGCACGCTTTTTTTACTTTAGAGCTTAACGAGGTCTACCGTCAAACCGACCAGGCCTTTATTTCTATTCTTAACGAGATCCGGCATGGCCAGGTGAGCGCTGAACTGTTGGAACCGCTGAACACGCAGTACCGCACGGAAAAGGAGATCGGAACCCTCCAGGACTACGTTATCCTATCGACCCACGTGCAATCGGTCGACCGGATCAATACGCAGCGCCTGGAAGGACTGGATAGTGCAGGTTTCGTCTATAAAGCGGATGTCACCGGCGATTTTTCCGCGGACGCCTATCCGGCCGAAGCCGAGCTCAGCCTGAAGGTGGGCGCGCAGGTCATGTTCGTTAAGAACGACCTTTCGGGGAAAAAGCAATATTTTAACGGGCGAACGGCGCGGGTCACCGCGCTGCAGGAGACAAGCATTCAGGTGACCTTTCTCGACGACCACAGCACGTTCGAAGTGCTCAAAGAAACCTGGCAGAATGTGAAATTTGCTTTGTCGGCTTCAGAAAAGAAGATCGATGAGACCAGCGCCGGTTCATTTACCCAGTATCCCTTGCGGCTGGCCTGGGCGATTACTATTCATAAAAGCCAGGGCCTTACCTTCGATAAAGCAGTCATTGACGTGGCCTCGGCTTTTGCAGCAGGCCAGACCTATGTCGCGCTCAGCCGCTGCCGAACTTTGGACGGGATCATATTGCAGTCCCCGATCAGGCCCGAAAATGTAAAGACCGACCCAACCATCGTGGCCTTCATGACGGCTGCGACCCAGGGCCCCCCGGACCTGGCCACCTTAGCCGAGGCCAAAAAAATATCAGAATTCAATGTGATCAGCGACGCCTTCAATTTCAAGGTGCTGGCCGATGCCTGGGCGGGCTTTAAAGAAGAACTCGAAAAGCACGCCGAAAGTCCAGGATCCATCAGTGCGTTTGATACCGCCGGAATCACCAACATTTTCGCCAGCGAGCTTAAGATTGTTGGTGAGCGTTTTATACAAAAAGAACTGTGGGAGGACCTGCCGCGGACCGTACTCCAGGAACGCATCAATGCGGCGGCCGCATTTTTCCAGCCGAAGCTGACTGGCCTGCAAACGCGGCTGGAGCAGATCCTGCTGCAATTGCCTGGCAGCGAGCTAGAGTCCGAATTTTATAATCGCTATAATTATCTGCAGTCCGGCATCCGGCAAAAGCTAGCGATGCTGCACGGCGCCGTCTACTTCCCGACCGGTGCGGAGATCTTACTATATGCGCAGAATGCGCTCGCCGCTTATAAACCCGTCTTTAAGAACTGGCGGCCGAAGACCACGGCTAAGGACGCTGAAGTGGATAACCCGGCCTTATATAAAGCGCTGTTGGACTGGCGCGCGGAAACGGCGCAGCAAAAAGGCACGCCTGAATATTCACTGATCTCGGAGAAAACCCTGCGGGAGATTGCGAAGAAGCTGCCCAAGACCTTCAGCCAGTTATCCGCCATTAAGAATTTCGGAGAACAGCGCGCGCAGGAATATGGCGATGCGGTGCTCCGGATGGTCAGGGAATTCCTGGGGGAAGGCGATACGTTATTTTGA